Proteins found in one Tsukamurella paurometabola DSM 20162 genomic segment:
- a CDS encoding phytoene/squalene synthase family protein: MDSTERYTAAAVAASAVVIRQYSTSFSLASRMMPRRVRSHITSIYGLVRVADEVVDGACPVDPRAHLDALEVATERAIETGFSTDLVVHAFANTARATGFGTELTRPFFASMRADLTPAPHTAESLAQYIYGSAEVVGLMCLRAYLHGAAPSDYEALASDAKRLGAAFQKINFLRDLTDDELRLGRAYLPELTPDAYAAALADAREDLEQARRGIARLPGDVRRGVRAAADLYSALLHRLEAAGLDGARAGRVRVPAASKLLAVVRGVR; encoded by the coding sequence ATGGATTCCACCGAGCGGTACACGGCCGCGGCCGTTGCGGCCTCCGCGGTCGTGATCCGCCAGTACTCGACATCGTTCTCGCTGGCCAGCCGGATGATGCCGCGCCGTGTACGCTCGCACATCACATCGATCTACGGGCTCGTGCGCGTCGCGGATGAGGTGGTCGACGGTGCCTGTCCGGTCGATCCGCGCGCACATCTCGATGCACTGGAGGTGGCCACGGAGCGCGCGATCGAGACTGGTTTCAGCACCGACCTGGTGGTGCACGCCTTCGCGAATACCGCGCGCGCAACCGGATTCGGCACCGAGCTCACGCGCCCGTTCTTCGCTTCGATGCGCGCCGACCTCACCCCCGCGCCGCATACGGCCGAATCGCTGGCGCAATACATCTACGGTTCCGCGGAAGTAGTCGGGTTGATGTGCCTGCGCGCCTACCTCCACGGGGCGGCGCCGTCGGACTACGAAGCGCTCGCATCCGACGCGAAACGCCTGGGCGCGGCGTTCCAGAAGATCAACTTCCTGCGTGACCTCACCGATGACGAACTGCGCCTGGGCCGCGCCTACCTCCCCGAGCTGACGCCCGACGCCTATGCGGCCGCGCTCGCGGACGCTCGCGAGGACCTGGAACAGGCCCGACGGGGCATCGCCCGACTCCCAGGTGATGTGCGGCGCGGCGTGCGCGCCGCCGCCGACCTGTATTCCGCTCTGCTGCACCGGCTGGAGGCCGCCGGGCTCGACGGTGCCCGCGCCGGTCGTGTCCGCGTCCCCGCGGCCTCGAAGCTGCTCGCGGTGGTCCGCGGCGTCCGCTGA
- a CDS encoding DUF6670 family protein encodes MFSATDSGRLAASRTPFAHHDVMVPHTDSRLWGTTHFGVFVPDLPAPHRYVNTMTLIGAPGAEVFDQDYLAAPDARNTTTVLSSTAKDDQHFYRAYDASTDCDFAPDGSSLHWGDELTITVDLPTVTVRGRYPGFDVDLTLQVTDQVSYFVKTPLYDHFSLAAPYTGTVDGVQVSGLGTFEYARIRGMAQALTPRPVPAPLKLPIDFFTYQIIDVDPSTQLLLTDVRARENVACRLLHVRRLGEPAQVYDDVALHVTEWESRVDEQGRSMRVPNRFTWAVCEGRDRVLEIDCVVDSPWRYGHGPGYVAAYSYAGTFESKPVRGSAYIEWIDVRP; translated from the coding sequence CTGTTCTCAGCCACCGATTCCGGACGTCTCGCCGCCTCGCGAACGCCTTTCGCTCACCACGACGTGATGGTTCCGCACACCGATTCCCGGCTGTGGGGCACGACGCATTTCGGCGTTTTCGTTCCGGATCTGCCTGCGCCGCATCGGTACGTGAACACGATGACGCTGATCGGCGCCCCGGGAGCGGAGGTCTTCGATCAGGACTATCTCGCAGCGCCGGATGCCCGTAACACCACCACGGTGTTGTCGTCGACCGCCAAGGACGACCAGCACTTCTACCGGGCCTACGACGCGAGCACGGACTGCGACTTCGCGCCCGACGGCTCGTCGCTGCACTGGGGCGACGAGCTGACGATCACCGTCGACCTACCGACTGTAACGGTGCGCGGACGCTACCCGGGCTTCGACGTCGACCTCACCCTGCAGGTCACCGATCAGGTCTCCTACTTCGTGAAAACCCCTCTGTACGATCACTTCAGCCTCGCTGCGCCGTACACCGGCACCGTCGACGGGGTGCAGGTCTCCGGTCTCGGCACCTTCGAGTACGCCCGCATCCGCGGTATGGCGCAGGCACTCACACCGCGCCCCGTGCCCGCACCGCTGAAGCTGCCGATCGACTTCTTCACATACCAGATCATCGACGTCGACCCGTCGACGCAGCTGCTGCTCACCGACGTGCGCGCCCGCGAGAACGTGGCGTGCCGGCTGCTGCACGTGCGGCGCCTGGGCGAGCCGGCGCAGGTGTACGACGATGTGGCACTGCACGTGACCGAGTGGGAGTCCCGCGTCGACGAGCAAGGCCGCTCGATGCGGGTGCCGAACCGGTTCACCTGGGCCGTCTGCGAGGGCCGCGACCGGGTCCTGGAGATCGATTGCGTGGTCGACTCGCCGTGGCGCTACGGGCACGGCCCCGGTTACGTGGCGGCCTACAGCTACGCGGGCACGTTCGAGTCGAAGCCGGTGCGCGGCAGCGCCTACATCGAGTGGATCGACGTCCGCCCCTGA